The following nucleotide sequence is from Romeriopsis navalis LEGE 11480.
CATCAAGTGATTGAGGCATGAGCGATGTGCGAATAGTGAATGGTTGTGCAAGCATGGTGCGCCTCCGGACAATACACCGGTTCAGTTGGATGAATATTCGGCGTGGTTTAATAAACGCAATGTCGATGTCAGGTTTGCGTAGTTCGATGCACTGGGCAATGAACTACTGGATTGTCCTGTGGTGCGTTGATTCATGAATGCTGAAGATGCTTATCAGGCAATCGCCTGATAAGCATCTGACTCAAACACGACAACTTACTGAGGGTGCAAAGTCTGGCATTCGATTTAGCCCGAGTGGCGATCAGGGGACATAAAAGGCCAGCCCCGACGGACTTGGTGCAAGGTCGAGCATCCGTGGACTGCAATTAATGTACTCTGCGACATTCATGCCCATCATTGTGAAGCCCAGAATGCCGCGATTTGATGACGCTGAAGTGCGTTTTGACGATGCTAGAACTTGTCTGCAAAAAAAACTTTAGGACTTGGGACGAAACGCTTATGCTCCAACGCTGAACTCACGGTTCGGCTCGGCCACATTCGTCCGGAAAAACAACGCCCGCCGTTATCATCTCAACCTGATTCACCGAGCTTTATCCCTCGACGTAATGCGACACCAAGGGGCTGGTTTGATTTTCTGATTTAAGCACCCAGTTCTTGTAGGGCACGAATAGCTAAATTTTTACCCGATCGATTTATGCTTCATCTCTAGTCATTGGCTCCAGTTTAGTGACAGTGAGCCAATGGCTAATTACTCTATATCGTGATTGTTTTAATCCTTTTGTCGCCGTTGCAAAAACTTTTGGATCTGTCCCGGCCACTGCATCGGGGTGTCATTGTGGCGCAGCCTGACAGAGAAGATCGACATGAGTAATGGCATGCCCCCAATTTTGAGATTCATCAAAATATGGAAAATAAAGCCGATCCCGATCGCGCTCCAAGCCGATAAATGAAATAAGTATGGCAGGTGATCAAATTCCTCATTGGCCAGCCAGCGGCCCTCCATTTGTTTCCCAGAGACTAAGGCCAGAATTGCCGCGCCCATGATGAAGGTATTGGTGAGGCGGTGCAGACTGTACCACCAGGCTGGACGTCTGGGGTGGGCCAGTTGTTTAAGACTGGATAGCTGAACCAGCTTGCTCCGACCCAGTGTCAAGCTATATAGCACCAAGAGCAACATAATCAGGGTCGCGATTTCCCCGATCGTATGGTGTAAACCCATAATATTATCGGTCGCCGGTAAGCCTAACTTGCCCCAGCGGCCATCAAACTCTTCATAGATCAAATAACCGGATGTGGCTGCACCTAAAATAATCAACGCTCCGAGACCATGCAGTAATCGGAGCAGAGACGGCTGATAGGGAGATTGACGTGCCATATTAAATCACCATGAGTCCAGGCCGCTGAGTTAAATGTGGCTCAGCTAGCTCTATTATGTCGTCTGATTGAGCAAAGATTTCAAAATATCAAAGCCCGTAACGCCACATAGCGGAATGTAAAAAATCGTACGCTCAAACACAAAGAAAATAGATGCATTCTCGATCCCCGAGTGGGGATCAAGTAATTTGGGGTTCAGCAACGTTACTTTCAAAAACCACTGCGTGGTGAATTGATATCGACCAAAAAAAGCTTCAGACTGCGGTTCGGTTGACTACGCTACGAAACATGTCACAAGTGAGTAATTGCATCTGCTGATCGAGCGGTTTTATCGCGGCGATCGGGTGTTGGAATGTGCCTCACAATCACTCGTTACATCAGGAGAAGACAAAATGGCAAAGCTAAAAGTTGGAATTAACGGGTTTGGTCGGATTGGTCGTTTGGTTCTACGAGCTGGATTGAAGAATCCGGATATTGAGTTCGTGGGAATTAATGACTTGTTTCCACCCGAGAACTTGGCCTATTTGTTCAAGTATGACTCAACGCATGGCGTCTATCCTGGAACGGTTGCAGCAACTGATGAAGGTATTGTGATTGATGGCAAGCTATTGCCCTGTAGCGCAATTAAAGATCCGTCTGAGTTGCCTTGGGGTGAAGAGCAGGTTGATTATGTTGTGGAAGCCACGGGTTTGTTCACCACGAAGGAAACTGCGGGTAAGCATTTACAGGCAGGCGCCCACCGCGTAATTATCTCTGCGCCCACCAAAGACCCCGATGCCGTAAAGACGTTGCTGATGGGTGTGAACCATGAGCAGTTCGATGTGAATACCGACACCGTTGTCTCCAATGCGAGTTGTACGACCAACTGTCTTGCACCCTTGGCGAAGGTGATCAATGATAAGTTTGGTTTGGAAGAAGGCTTGATGACCACAGTGCATGCGATGACTGCAACGCAGCCAACTGTAGATGGTCCGAGCAAGAAAGACATGCGTGGTGGCCGTGGCGCATCACAGAACATTATTCCCGCTTCGACTGGTGCAGCGAAGGCCGTTGGTTTAGTCTTGCCCGAGTTGCAAGGTAAACTTACGGGCATGGCGTTCCGCGTCCCGACACCGGATGTATCAGTAGTGGACCTGACGTTCCGTACTGCAAAGCCAGCTAGCTATGCTGATATTTGTGCTGCGATGAAAGCCGCGGCAAATAATGGCTTGAACAAGATTGTGGCCTATACAGAAGATGCAGTCGTTTCTTCCGACTTCCAAGACGACCCACATTCCTGCATTTTCGATGCGACGGCGGGTATGGCCCTGAACGATCGGTTCTTCAAAGTTGTTGCCTGGTATGACAATGAGTGGGGTTATTCCAACCGCATCATTGATTTGATGATGTTTATGGCTGATAAAGACGGCATTTTGTCGGCAGAAGCGCGTGAGTTCGCCCACGCCTAAAAGTTGAGTTTGGGATGTGTTCGCCAGTAATCCATCCCATGCGTTAAGTAATCTACAAGACTAAATCAAGCAATGAGATGATGATCTCATTGCTTTTTTTTGCTGAAAATTACGAATGATTCAATTGATCTGTTTTGTCTTGGTGAGCCAATATTTCAGGCATTTGCTAATTTCTTCCAGAGCATTTCACCAATTGTCCAGCCGATGATGCCAACGACTGCTGCACCGATGGCCATCCCCCCCACTAAAAGTGGATTTTGTAGTAGGGCTAACCATTTTCCACCCAGAAATAACCCGGCACTGATCACCGCGAGGAGAGTGGAGCTGATGAAGAATGTGACGATCGTGAATGCCCGGGTGCGAGGGGTCCGATAACCGTTCTGGCGTAATCCTACAAGTTCTGTAAAACCGACGGTGAGGCTAAGGTACCCAGCGATTAAGATTGAGCGGGGCAAGATAATTAAAATCAAAGGCAGAATTAATAATAAGATGCTGCCGCGATGTTTGAGCTTTGCCATGCCGAGAGTGAGAAATAAAGCCCCAAAGGGTGCCCAGCCCATAATTTCTAGTTTGGCTGGGGTGAGCCTTGGGACAATGAAGCCGGTAATAATCATGCCGATCGTCATGCAAAGCGAGAATAGATAATCTTTTGGTTGCCAAGGGAGTTTCATCGAAAACACACTTCAAACATTGGATACATTCGATCATGGCATCCAGTGTCATCTAATTCATGCTGCTTTTAACGAAACGTGTTGATTGTGGCCTAAGGACATGCGAATTCACCCCATTGCAGCCCGTTTCGAGCAGGGACCCCTGCTGCAACACATTTAAATCGCTGTACCTGGTTACCGAGTTTGCCGAACATCGTGTAATAGTCGGTTTCCGCGATGCCAAACTTGGCGGCATCGGTAGTTGGACAATCACGCATCAACTGCTTGCTCAGACTAAGTAGTAGCTTCGGTGAGTTCATAATGTTTTCCCCACCCATCCCACTGAAAGTAAAGTTGAATAGGTCGCTATTCGCGCGCGGGGGATTCGCATAACCCTGAAGTTTATAGGGGCGAAACCGCACATTACGAGTGTTACGGACGTTGCGCAATTTAGTCATGGTGGCGCGAATCGCACTATCGCAGTTTGCCGTACTCTCAACTTCGCGGCCAGCGAACTCCAGTACCGCTTCTTGCACGACCGTTTTACCCGTCTGGCGAATTTCCAAATTGGTTTTATTAATAATAAATGTGCCGCCATTGGCGATAGCGGTATAGTTATCGCCGGATTTACGCGCAGTGATCTGCTGGAATTTGCGACCGAGGGGTGACATGACAAAGATCAATCGGCTGGCAACCTGCGCGTCTTTACAGACCCAGATGCTGTAGTGGTAGGTGCGAAAGTAAGCCTCGCGTAAACCAATTCCGCAAGTGGTTTCATCCCCATCACCGCCTTGGGCAATGGCGGGTATCATATGGGCGCTGCATAATCCGACGATCGCCACGGGCAAACATAAGTAGCGGTAAATGAGTTTCATAACGCAAATTGAAATATTGAGGTTTGTGCAAGATTTACCTTAATTCCAAATCATTGCTTGAGTATTGGGGCAAAAATATCAGACTTTTTTCCGATTTATGGGTGATCGCCCGTGAGCCAAAATTGCGGTTGCGCTATCCAGCGATCTCCCCTATGGTTTAAAAAGACCGATCGGTTTCTTGTTTTTGTTTAGCCCATGTCAAAAGCCGAAATCACCAAACGCAATATTATCGAAAAAGCGGCGAACCTGTTTAATCAGCAGGGGTTTGCTGGTGCTTCGATGGCGGATTTAATGGCGGCGACCGGACTGAAGAAAGGTGGAATTTATAATCACTTTTCCAGCAAAGAGGCGTTAGCAATCGCCGCATTTGATTATGCTGTATCGCTGTATCAGCAGCGTTATCGTCATGTCTTGCGAGAGCAACGTCATAGTGTCGATCGCATTAAAGCGATCGTTACGACATTTTGTGGGACGATTCATAATCCTCCCTTACAAGGTGGTTGTCCATTGATCAATACAGCGATTGATAGCGATGATACGAATCCAGTATTGCGCGATCGAACACGTCAAGCGATGGATCAATGGCGATTGATGATTACTAAGGTTGTTGATCGTGGCACTAAATCGGGTGAACTATCTGAATCCGTTGACTCAGATGAGTTAGCTTCAATTTTAATTTCAACGATGGAAGGAGCGATCATGCTCACGAAGCTCTATGATGATCCCTTGCACATTGAGCGGGTCGAAAAACATCTGTTGGCTTACGTTGAGCAGTTGCGGCAGCATCAGCCTCACCAGACTTAAGTCAGGCTTGGGCATGATTCATCCGATCTCGTTTTGCAACATCTGACCTTTACGTGCCATCTTTTTTTGCAGAAAAACCGACCGATCGGTCTTGAATTGATTTAGAGGCAGAGTTTCATGTTGAAGTTTTACTACCACCCACTTTCCCCCCTATCGCGGCGGGTATGGTTGACGCTCTTGGAAAAGCAAATTCCATTTGAAACGCAAGAAATTAATCTGATGGGCGAACAATTCCAGCCAGAATTTCTGGCCCTGAATCCGTTTCATCATGTGCCGGTGATTGAAGATGGGGATGTGCGGTTAATTGAGTCATTTGCCATTATGGATTACTTAGATGCGGCTTATCCAGCGGTAAAAATGACGCCGAGTCGACCCGTCGCACTCGGTCAAATGCGGACAATTCAAATGATTGTGGCCAATGAATTAGTGCCGACTATCGTCGCTGCGGTGCGCGCTGAGGGTGATTTTACTCAGGCAAATGCGCGATTCGATCAGATGCGGATTGCGCTGAAATTTTTGGGTGAACAATTGGCTGATCGCCCCTTTATGACCGG
It contains:
- a CDS encoding cytochrome b/b6 domain-containing protein; protein product: MARQSPYQPSLLRLLHGLGALIILGAATSGYLIYEEFDGRWGKLGLPATDNIMGLHHTIGEIATLIMLLLVLYSLTLGRSKLVQLSSLKQLAHPRRPAWWYSLHRLTNTFIMGAAILALVSGKQMEGRWLANEEFDHLPYLFHLSAWSAIGIGFIFHILMNLKIGGMPLLMSIFSVRLRHNDTPMQWPGQIQKFLQRRQKD
- the gap gene encoding type I glyceraldehyde-3-phosphate dehydrogenase, producing the protein MAKLKVGINGFGRIGRLVLRAGLKNPDIEFVGINDLFPPENLAYLFKYDSTHGVYPGTVAATDEGIVIDGKLLPCSAIKDPSELPWGEEQVDYVVEATGLFTTKETAGKHLQAGAHRVIISAPTKDPDAVKTLLMGVNHEQFDVNTDTVVSNASCTTNCLAPLAKVINDKFGLEEGLMTTVHAMTATQPTVDGPSKKDMRGGRGASQNIIPASTGAAKAVGLVLPELQGKLTGMAFRVPTPDVSVVDLTFRTAKPASYADICAAMKAAANNGLNKIVAYTEDAVVSSDFQDDPHSCIFDATAGMALNDRFFKVVAWYDNEWGYSNRIIDLMMFMADKDGILSAEAREFAHA
- a CDS encoding TetR/AcrR family transcriptional regulator; this encodes MSKAEITKRNIIEKAANLFNQQGFAGASMADLMAATGLKKGGIYNHFSSKEALAIAAFDYAVSLYQQRYRHVLREQRHSVDRIKAIVTTFCGTIHNPPLQGGCPLINTAIDSDDTNPVLRDRTRQAMDQWRLMITKVVDRGTKSGELSESVDSDELASILISTMEGAIMLTKLYDDPLHIERVEKHLLAYVEQLRQHQPHQT
- a CDS encoding glutathione S-transferase family protein, giving the protein MLKFYYHPLSPLSRRVWLTLLEKQIPFETQEINLMGEQFQPEFLALNPFHHVPVIEDGDVRLIESFAIMDYLDAAYPAVKMTPSRPVALGQMRTIQMIVANELVPTIVAAVRAEGDFTQANARFDQMRIALKFLGEQLADRPFMTGETFTLADIVAGAAVPLFQRLGVALGEYGSLEAWQQRLSDRPTWQATHPQDADFERWQRYVKTMVKRQLKN